One Setaria italica strain Yugu1 chromosome I, Setaria_italica_v2.0, whole genome shotgun sequence DNA window includes the following coding sequences:
- the LOC101780316 gene encoding probable protein kinase At2g41970 encodes MSCCGGAEEDSYGPPANQAAPPPNANAPGNRGGPRGPGAPRPGGPAKPVSIDVPAIPFDELKKITNNFSDRALIGEGSYGRVYNATLSDGRAAVIKKLDTSASQDSDSDFAAQIAMVSKLKNEYFLELMGYCLEDGNRMLAYQFATMGSLHNILHGKKGVQGAEPGPVLNWLQRVKIAYGAARGLEYLHEKVQPSIVHRDIRSSNVLIFDDFSSKIADFNLTNQGTDTAARLHSTRVLGTFGYHAPEYAMTGQINQKSDVYSFGVILLELLTGRKPVDHTMPKGQQSLVTWATPRLSEDKVKQCVDPKLNNDYPPKAVAKLAAVAALCVQYESDFRPNMTIVVKAIQPLLNAPKPAAPAAPQS; translated from the exons ATGTCTTGCTGCGGAGGCGCCGAGGAGGACAGCTACGGCCCGCCGGCCAACCAGGCGGCTCCGCCACCCAATGCCAACGCCCCCG GCAACAGAGGCGGGCCGAGGGGGCCGGGCGCGCCCAGGCCTGGGGGCCCCGCCAAGCCCGTCAGCATCGACGTGCCCGCCATACCCTTCGACGAGCTCAAGAAGATCACCAACAACTTCAGCGACCGTGCCCTCATCGGCGAGGGCTCCTACGGCCGCGTCTACAACGCCACGCTCagcgacggccgcgccgccgtcatCAAGAAGCTCGACACCAGCGCATCGCaggactccgactccgacttcGCCGCGCAG ATAGCGATGGTCTCCAAGCTCAAGAACGAGTACTTCCTCGAGCTCATGGGGTACTGCTTGGAGGATGGCAACCGCATGCTGGCCTATCAGTTTGCCACCATGGGTTCTTTGCATAACATACTACACG GGAAGAAAGGAGTTCAGGGTGCCGAGCCCGGTCCGGTCCTGAACTGGTTGCAGCGAGTGAAGATAGCTTACGGAGCGGCGAGAGGGCTAGAGTACCTCCACGAGAAAGTCCAGCCGTCGATTGTGCATCGAGATATTCGGTCCAGCAACGTTCTTATATTCGACGACTTCAGCTCCAAGATTGCTGATTTCAACCTGACCAACCAGGGGACCGACACCGCTGCCCGGTTGCACTCGACCCGTGTGCTAGGAACGTTTGGATACCATGCCCCAGA ATATGCTATGACGGGCCAAATCAACCAAAAGAGTGATGTATACAGTTTTGGTGTGATTCTCCTAGAGCTACTGACAGGAAGGAAACCGGTCGATCACACCATGCCGAAAGGGCAGCAAAGTCTTgttacttgg GCCACTCCAAGGTTGAGTGAAGATAAAGTGAAGCAGTGTGTTGATCCCAAGCTCAACAACGACTACCCTCCAAAGGCTGTCGCAAAG cTGGCAGCTGTTGCAGCGTTGTGCGTTCAGTATGAATCCGACTTCCGACCGAACATGACCATCGTCGTGAAGGCAATCCAGCCTCTTCTAAATGCTCCCAAACCAGCCGCTCCAGCAGCGCCACAATCCTGA